A segment of the Babylonia areolata isolate BAREFJ2019XMU chromosome 7, ASM4173473v1, whole genome shotgun sequence genome:
GATCAAAGTCCTGTTAAGTGCAAATCTTCATGGGAGAATCTTGTTGGCAAGgtgaaatggggagagagagagagagagagagagagagagagagagagagagagaacgcaggcgcgcgcttgtgtatgcatgcaagtgtgtgtgtgtgtgtgtgtgtgagtgagagagagagtgtgtgtgtctgtatatagatagcgtgcgtgcgtgcgtgcgtgtgtgtgtgtgtgtgtgtgtgtgtagaaagcgtctatgtgtttgtgtgtgtgtccatctgtgtgttcgtgtctctgtgtgtgcgcgccagcgcgcgcgcatgtgtgtattatgtgtgtgtgtgtgtgtgtggagagagaggggctgcgcgcgcgcatgtgcgtgcgtgaatgtacgcgcgcacgcgtgtgtgtgtgtgtgtgagagagggagagagagaatgaattgatTTTATTTACCGATGGTAACAGAGTACGCGTACAAGTGGGagacgaaggaaaagaaaagaaaaaagaaaacaaggggaaacaaggataaaaaaaaatcattgtatcAAGCCaacataaacaataaacaattaCCGcaggacagggtgagagagagagagagagagagagagagagagagagagagaatgacacagagacagggccaTGTCAGTTTATGCTAACTTACATAACTAAAGAAAATAAGGCATAAAAAGCGGTGGCGGCTTATTTATTTTCTAATTCTTGTATTTATTAATGAACTTCTCTATTTTCTTACTTGTTGACACGCTTATCCATCAGCCGACCTGTCTACATACCCaagcaccacccaccaccaatttattcattcttttttttcttcttctttttttcagacctATGATGAGGCGGCCAAGGTAATCAAGGGAGAGAATCCTGAATTGGAGGTGAGTTGAAGGCGTGATCGtgattttatattattttttggtTCTTGGaatcattttaaaaaatatatcataTCATTTTGCTAAAAAGAATCCACAAACGGTATCAGAAACAGTTGCACAGAACAAAACATAACTTACTGACTGCATTATCAGGCGGAAATCATAAAGTTAAGAAtcagaataacaaacaaacaaaacaaaaacaataacaaccttGTTCAGGTAGACCGCATAAATCTTgctacacaccacaaccacagatCATAATACACGCATGTGCTGTAATACACAATGTACTATTGAATTTTAGTTTTTGCCTTCTTTCGCATGAAGAACGAAAACCGTGTTCTGTCCGTGCTTCCCATATTGATCCTTTTCTTTACTACTGCTGGATTTCAGATCAGGAGAACATCATTGAGTTGTTGAgctcatgatggagtctcccgtcggtccgacggatgagtaggcaggcaggcttatctgtcggtgtgtgtccccatataggagaagaggccgattaaGGATGCacttccgacattagcctggttgcctagCCAGCacaggtggcttttttttttttttttttagtgaggaggagttgtgcagtctcttgcccaccgacgctcacagtcccacaggtgcagatactgccacgtgtaggacggcctcggcaggtgcaggttttttcttcggagctccgtctcctagggggacttccagccaaggataagagctccccctgccctttggtcatcctcttccgccttcacagccgttgggaaaggtttcctcctccgcctggtccgttgttgggagacttcacatgcggcaggtagtactgggttacatggtaccagtagcaagggctatgcccctgacctgacctcctGTTGAGCTCATATTTTTGCTTAATTAactctttctttcctgtcagtgctgcatgagcctcctcctccttttgcccAGCTCTGCAGCCAGGTGTGCCTGCAGGCATGTGCACGGGAAGTGAAAGTCCGTGAAAGGCAGACACTGTCACACGTGGCATGCGCGCTCAAAGTTCTGTCACCAGTATACCTGTAAATGGTCAGATACCCGTGAAATAATTGGGTAGAATGAGTCAACACAAGGCATGTTCGAAAAAGAATTAATCTGTTTTGACGAGGTTGGGGGAACCTTCCAGTATatcaaagcgctttgatttgtctctacacaagattcagcgctatataaataccattattattatatctgatTATCTGTGGTCTTACACTGGAACACTTTCAACTGCATTTTTAGTCTTTCCTGTATAATGTACACTTATGTTGAAGCTTTAAACACAACTGCTCATcagggccttgagagcctaccgtagaaaaagagatatatataaatCATTAACCTGAAATGAAACAAGATAAAGTGAATGAAGCTGAAAATTGAGCTTTCGACATATGTTGACCAACAGAACAgaatgctgttgttgtcgtcgattgAAAGTCTGTTTTTACACAGACTTGGTGTTTTTATGAATTCTAAATAAACAGGAATGCTATTGCGTTTGTTTCTACAATGGTCACAAATACGAAAGACTAATCAAGAAGGCGTGGAAGGCAGTCCACTCCCCCGTGGGAATgtcgggggtctttcagtataaattgcATCCCCGcattctggaaattatgtgctagaaatttcctcttttctatcactctctatgtttctgcctttttttctatcttcactgttgtctcctttttctgccttcccagtccattcccctttctttttttcaagcaagccttgacactatTGTTCTCTTTTctacagtctgtgatgtactatctgtgctgtttagctctggcgattaggtagtgagatgtaaacactggaatGGACACTAGCTGCCCATATtatagtgttatttgcctatatggcctttttaatgtatttttgtttggctttgaagtattgtttttttttcctctttgatgattttttttgtaatctgaggatgatgaattaagtggaatggctggcgtcctaagcatggcctagtcttgtttgccatgaggagctaaatggttgggatactatgttatgaactgtgttttgtgggtttgtattagtgtttttgttggtttttttgtagatgtgacagttttgtatggacgcggttgagcatttgtatggtttgacagtcctgatatggccctgtgcggtcggctggactataagcaacaagaaaaagaataaggcAGTCCACAGACTCCCATCCCCCAGCaccaacccttcacacacatgTCCCACCCCATCTCACCCTCTCCACCCGGCGTTCAATCATTTCCTCCAATCCTTCACACACGTCCCACCCCATTTCACTCTATCCACCCGGAGCTCAGTCCTTTCATCCAACCGTTAACACATGTTCCACCTCATCTCCTACTCTCCGCCCGGCGCTCAATTCTTCTTTCCTCCAACCCTTCACTTATGTCCCACCCcatctcaccctccccacccggcgctcagtccttctctccctcccttcacacacatgtCCCACCCAATCTCACCCTCTCCACCCGACGCTCaatccttccctccatcccttcacacacatgtcccaccccatctcactctctccacccggCGCTCAGTCCTTTCCtccaacccttcacacacatgtcccaccccatctcactctctccacccggCGCTCAGTCCTTCCCTCCAGCCCTTCACACACATGtcccaccccatctcactctctccacccggCGCTCAGTCCTTTCCtccaacccttcacacacatgTCCCACCCCATCTGACGTACGGGAACGACGGACAGGGAATGGGGATTCTTTTTGTCCTGCTTACCGCCTGGCTAGGGAAGCAGTCGGACAGCAGTGTCCAGCAGCACATCATGGCCATTTCTACCTTAAAATGGAGTAAGATAACAAAAATGGTAAAAGTAATGAACAGATGTATAAATCGATAAATATTGCCCGACTGCCCGGCTGGAAAGGGACACGATCATGAGGTAGGGTGATGGCTAACAGTGGATGGGAGCCATTTTCCCTTTTTgtgttctccttttctttccttgcacccccccccccccctgacccccccccccaccccccaactatcCCATGCATTTCTGTTATTAAAAGTGTTCTGTAACAACTaaagttctctctctatctggacCCACAGGTGGTAAAGGTATGCCCTGGACAACCCGTAACCAGAGACTACCGCTTCAACCGAGTTCGCATCTTTGTCGACGACAAGGGCAAGGTTTCCGAGACCCCCAAAACAGGATGACCCGTCAGTGTGGCCTCCTGACGTCACCGTGACGTCATCTGTACCCAGGTGACGACACCCAACGGGCCGTGGTCATGCGCGGGACAGATGACAGAACTGGATGACTGGATTGTTAGTTAGAGACCAAAGATGGCTTTGAGCTTTTATAACATGAACTTGATGTTGGCTTTCATAAAGTATAATATGTTGTAATGGAAAATGCAATTTCGTGACAGTGGTAGTATGAGTAATGGTAGCCATGGAGAGGAGACAgtgcaagacaagaaaagacacgtTTATTTCTGGAAACCCCGTGAGTGTTACACACGAATATGTTACATATTTCACGTAATCATTACAAAACCTGAAACACATTCTCTTGCACTGTGTTCACAGTCGGTTAAAACGACCATACCAACTGGTCGGTTGCAGCAGCTTACAACTGTCGTAACAACTGGAGCATCGgtagatgttttcttttttattctttttttttcacaaatgttTACATATAATAATAAGTAAACTACACATTCATTCACTAAAGCATTCCTGATCACATTCCCACTCAAAACGGACATCCATTCATCTATATGAAAAACAGTACTGCAAATTTACACCGTTGCATGATGATAAAGGATATATACATATTTCACACAGCATTCTGATACTGACACCCACGTCACTCCACACACTaacactactactgccactgaTATTGATAAAATATATACAAGATACATTGATGATAATGTTTATTTGTGTATACCACGTTTATTCCCTGTATCTGTTATACTAATTATTTCAagtacatccacccatccactcatccattgGCCTTTGACTGGCAAGTCTTAATGAAGTATAAGCTGCCTATCCGCGTGTTAGATTGCAttaccttcatcacacacacacacacacacacacacacacacacacacacacacacacaaacaaacacgcacatcaacaaacacgcacactaacaaacacacacacatgctctaagACTTTTGAAGCATTAGAAGTTGTTGATTAATGTTAAAGACCCTTATTTTGACTGTCCACTATCTTGTGCCTATGAAGAAATGTTCCTTTTAATCATTCACTTTGCTTGGTATTCTTTGTTGAATTGATCATTTTGTGGTGCACTGATTTCACAGAAGATGATAATCTTCCTTGCAAAATAGTCGTGTTGGGGCGGTGGGTGGGTCAGGATTTTGAAACGTATCTTGTCAGTTATATCTGCATCATTTTGGAAATTTCTTCACGCGCATCTGCAATTAGAAATAAAATCTTGAAATTGTGAATAGAGTGGTGGTGTGTCAGTCGACACCCGAGTTGTCGTGAGAGGGGAGATAATCACTTCTCAGTGTGGAAGCGATTTTGCGCtctttgctacacacacacacacacacacacacacacacacacacacacacacattaagtttcagtttcagtttctcaaggaggcgtcactacgttcggacgaatccatatcaTTTTGCAACACCATATTATCCGCTGAACAGATGGTTGagcagcagtataacccaacgcgctttgtcagtcCATGAGTGCATGCGCAGACAATCATATTTACTCCTATCAAGAGTGGATGTTTTTTCTGAGTTTTGCCAAAAGACAacctttttattgccgtgggtttattttttttcccttttctattttaGTGCTTTTAGTGCGTTTTGCATCCGGAACCTCGGATTaccgtctcctccgaatgaccagacgctcagtttggtatttccagtcaagcttgggagaaaaggcgagtgcgggattcgaacccacaccctcacggaaacTGTGTTGACAGATGTGAACATTCTGCCACattttacttacacacacacgcgcgcgcgcgcgcatagacacacacacacacacacacacacacacacacacaagcacgcacatcaTTCATGCAGCATAGAAAACAGATGCCTGAACAACGCACGGGCACAAGGCGCTGGGCAGGCTGTTCAGTTTGCCTGTATGTAACATTACTGAATACtaatgcacacaaccacacattatCACACGGATTTACCACATTAACAaaatcaccaaaaacaaaaccacaataacaaaacaacaacaacaacaacaaaaccacccaaTGAATCCAAAACCTGGTTATCATCGCTCAAAGGGTGAGATGAACATCCTGGCGAAATATCTTGTGCAGTAGATGCAGCAGAAAAGTTTGGTATTGGTACTAGTAGAGTGTACAGAATTTGGAGAAATGCCAGGAAACGCGAAGAGGAGGGATTGTTGCAAAGGGAGACCCCGGCAAAGAATTCGTCGATAGACGAAAAAGAGCAGCTGGAAGATCGTACACAACCTGTGGAAGAAAgtacacaacaaaacagcgaaaTAGCTGTACTGCAACGTACTCTACTACAAACACTACAGAGGTTGGAAAGACGCACTATAGAACTCTCTAGccagcaaaaagacaacaacgatgtagTGTTGGATATTCTATCTCTTCTCGATGTAGACgaagaagacaacattgtagaacagatacaagaagacgtagcagaagagtccaaatctttgttggaacagatacaaaatagcgtttgtgtatacaacactgcatgctatattctaccaattgcacttgcagttggttctatattgtacaaaacatggaaagctacaaagaaaaatggtgtttggaacatacccgaagaagatcgacaatttgtccatctcccaaagaagacatctggagatattgccaaagaaacaatcccaacaaagtctagaaaccctttcgaaatggaataggatagcatagagtctatttgtgtgcaattcgtggatgtagtatgttttgtatatttttctatttgtatattgtatatattgtatatataggacaatgccaatagtattcgatccaccttgttctccaagattcgacttcgaagagttttcgaaagcaaaaaaagagtatacagacagtatacaattctctccagctgatatggatagaaaggtagtagaactagcaaagacacatacagatcctgttcctcgtatattgggagaatgtcctagaaagaaaaaagagaaacttctcgctgttgcctattgtggcgaaccatatctctgctaccagtgtggtcgtatattctagttttcttcgatagatgctactatatagaatagtctatctttctttttttgtggatttgtcttctctcctcctactctacacaacattggttgtttcgtcttttccagcatttctctgccaccataccgttctatctctttttcgagaaaatagccgtgtactggcatttctatgtctgtagatggaataccattgttgtctgttggaacaatgtacaagatatacttctcttttttgcgatattcgcctacagcatactttctacaaatatattgtcctggttctatttctagtatttttttccactctgtacaaagtggtagacttgtactacctagggtcgatttggtctctatttccttcttctccagttctTTTTCTAGTGCTATTTCTACAAGAGATGGGAGTTCTATTCCGTCTGGTACAGATGTAGGTTCCACTGGAAACCATTCTATTTCTTTGTCGCTGCCATTTGGTACGAATTTCTTTGGAGGTAGAACTCGAAATAGTAGTTGTATACGTTTTTGCTTGTATAGATCGTCTTCTTCGAATATACGCTCTTTTGGAAACCAACACAGTTCTctattgtatctatctttcttgcaTTCTACGAATTTCTTTGTTGCATGTAGAATTTTTCGTAGTCCAGTATTTGCCCATATGGAAATTGGTTCTCCATCGTCTTTTGCAACTACGACTCTACAGTGGTCTTTCCCATCTTGTTGTCGATATCCTAGAACGCTCCATATACCTTTGTTGGAAATTTTGGATATATGCTCTATTTTGCCCAAGAAAGTTCTTTCTACTAGTTTTTCTATTTGCAACGAGTTGTATtggtctctttcgtttctttccatttcctcgtatatttgttctatttctctttctcgttgttctattgtattggtatgttctttgtggtagttttccagtttgtctatcgcactttgtctccattcttctgcgcattgttcttctccaatctgtgcaagtttcttttctcggtctatactagatagtagagatatttgtttctgttctgcaattttctctattttgtgcagtttgtagataggttgttctactcctattgtatgtgttttctttggtCTCCACTCCCATTCTATTGTGTTTGTAGGTGGAAGAAGCATTGTAGGAGGTTCTACGTCTGGATGTAGTTGGCAAGGTCTATTGCACGCTACAAGTATTGTTTtcgagtttttgtcttttgtatagcattgtagttTGGAAAGATGTATTCCACTGTATTTGTCTGCACATAGTATTTCGGTTTGGAATATAGGACAGTTGCGAAAGCCAAAGTCTCCCATAGCCCATAGAATTGCAGTATTCCATAGTTTGTCGTCGTCTACAGTATTTTGTGTTGGTCGTATTCGCACACCtgccattctttttgttcttgtatgtgcataccaacagaCATATATTGCAGATTGTGGTCTATCGGCTAGAACAAAGCATCTGTCGAGTTCTTTTGCAAGATTGTTCCAGTGTTGTTTTGCTGGTTGTACTACAAATAGTGGATTGTTTGCAGGAGAAACGAATTCCAATACATCGTCTACAAGTTCGTTTGCTGTTTCTGGTGTTCTATCTCTGCATGCATACAacgatacttctattctagtacAGCCTCTAGATTGCACATCTGGATGGTGGAAGGTTTTTCGAAGATGTTCGTTTGGACAGTCTAcgtagtctgctagatgtccgccgaattgttctcgtatttctcctgcttcgaaattggatactattttgttgtatagtttggttctcgttgtatagccattgtgttcggatatccatgtacatacgtggtttcctacagagtgtgtgttgtcgagtattgtaggctgggaatcttgtatggcttctacgaatgtgccttgttctcggaagttgtgttcttctgctaggtattccactagtgcttgtctgtctagagtcccggagaaatctctggtgtagtctatggaatagataccatatccgtttgctactagtctctcctcgaatgttgggaggattttgtgtagatgttcgatagatagttcggatacatcgagttttgctacaaatagagcatatattggtgtatttggatgttgttgtttccagttctcttttgccttggaattcgtttctctttctattctatctatagtactagatattgtactgttctttgcagatatagacaatgtgtgcacaatggcaatatgtacgtgtttgtattccACTAGGTCCGATAGGTTGGAATATATTCTAGATACTATATTTTTTGCCGAAGAAGTGTCTCCGGTGGTACATAGTACTTTGCCTTTCGATACTACACAATCTTTCTGTTGTAGATATCCGAATACGTATAGGTCGTCTACAAAtgttggaagaccttctagagtttgtatatgtgttctgccattgttgttggctagatagtctaccttggatatatctggcaccaagttgctgttgtatgtattttctagcaatatatgtgttgctatcgccttctcggcacgtagtccaattctttcgaaagttgtagatacgtttgtctccatgctatacagtagtagatttcatatgttcaaatggaagttggagattggaaaaaatgcttgcggggaaaaggtagattacttttgaggtagatctgattttttttgcgctctagtaaaccatccaaaaaaagcaaactatgtgaacggttgatccaacctcctctctttaaggaccatttggctctccatacacatatttaagccggtttttcgtttttatgcttgagggcggtattgcgcggttttgggctggggtcggttgtatatagaacccccatgaccgtttcgctcccctccatacacatatccaaccatttttttttttttaatcttgtgatttggctctccatacacatataacttgttttaactatatttttttttatgcttgagggtcatattactccaacatacacaggttttgactaaattgtttttatgcttgagggccttaacacaagctaatacgcccaaaaaagttgtatatagaacccccatctcttatactactatcTTGCCTtcagggtttaactcactcagtacggccagtcctctcttctctacacagacccctcggatgtccagtgagtgtctgaatgacccaacctttagcttccgtcgtcagaattgtggtattctttgtcaacattcacgtcttcagtataagagccttccgcttgcaatattttgatgatggtaattggggtgaaacgctgttaacgtcgtctctttcgccgttcgtattgaaAGAGTTAATGAAGCTTCTGACAGAAGCCTGGCACTGGTGTCCGGTCATTCCACACAGCCTGGCAGCGGGAC
Coding sequences within it:
- the LOC143284308 gene encoding uncharacterized protein LOC143284308, with protein sequence MADQSPVKCKSSWENLVGKTYDEAAKVIKGENPELEVVKVCPGQPVTRDYRFNRVRIFVDDKGKVSETPKTG